In Serratia liquefaciens ATCC 27592, the genomic stretch AAGTGATGCGGCACAGCTGTTTGTCTGGCAATTACGCCTGCCGCGTGCGCTAGCGGTGATGTTGGTCGGAGCCAGCCTGGCCATTGCCGGTGCGGTAATGCAGGCCTTGTTTGAGAATCCGTTGGCTGAGCCTGGCTTATTGGGAGTGGCTAATGGTGCCGGGGTTGCACTGGTGCTAATGGTATTACTGGGCAACGGCCTGCTGCCGGTAGCGTTGATGAGTCTGAGCGCCATTGCGGGTGCGTTAATCATGACCTTTATGCTGCTGAGCTTTGCTCGTCGCAAGCGTCTGACCAACGCGCGATTATTGTTGGTCGGCGTTGCCTTGGGCATTGTGTGCAGCGCAGTGATGACCTGGGCAGTGTACTTCAGTTCCAGCCTGGATCTGCGCCAGCTAATGTACTGGATGATGGGCGGCTTTGGCGGCGTAGACTGGCGCCAAAAATGGCTGGTGCTGGCCCTGGTGCCGGTGGTGCTGTGGCTGTGTTGCCAGGGCAAGGCGCTG encodes the following:
- the btuC gene encoding vitamin B12 ABC transporter permease BtuC, with the protein product MPTSQTFTLLLHKQRHRDKRHLWLLALGVAVAFVFSLSAGDVWLWPSQWSSDAAQLFVWQLRLPRALAVMLVGASLAIAGAVMQALFENPLAEPGLLGVANGAGVALVLMVLLGNGLLPVALMSLSAIAGALIMTFMLLSFARRKRLTNARLLLVGVALGIVCSAVMTWAVYFSSSLDLRQLMYWMMGGFGGVDWRQKWLVLALVPVVLWLCCQGKALNFMALGEVQARQLGLSLHLWRNLLVLAIGWLVGVSVALAGVIGFVGLVIPHMLRLSGLTNQRYLLPGCALAGAGVLLAADVVARITLLSAELPIGVVTATLGAPLFIWLLTRVKSVR